The window GTCCCCAGTGGCGGGACCACCTTCTATGATGGCCCCGGCGACGGCCCATCACCCAGGCAGTCCCTGACCGACATAACACCCATACTCGGAGGTTCTCCGAAAACCCCATGTCCACACAAGAAACCGACCCGGACGACGCAAGCCAGGCGCTCAAACGGAAGCTCCTCGGCTTCGCCGCCGACTTCCCGTTCTTCAACCACATGGGCCTCGAGGTCGAGGACATCGGCCCGGGCTTCGCGCGCGTGAGCGTCGGGCTGGTCGACCACCTGCGGAACCCGAACGGGCAGATGCACGGCGGCGTGATTGCCACGCTCGTCGACATGAGCATCACCCAGGCCATGCTCATGACCGACACGTATCAGCGGGTGCGTGAGACCCGCGGCCTCATGACCAACGTGGATCTCCGC of the bacterium genome contains:
- a CDS encoding PaaI family thioesterase, whose protein sequence is MSTQETDPDDASQALKRKLLGFAADFPFFNHMGLEVEDIGPGFARVSVGLVDHLRNPNGQMHGGVIATLVDMSITQAMLMTDTYQRVRETRGLMTNVDLR